Proteins found in one Triticum aestivum cultivar Chinese Spring chromosome 4D, IWGSC CS RefSeq v2.1, whole genome shotgun sequence genomic segment:
- the LOC123096724 gene encoding uncharacterized protein yields MADSPELARARDVLSVSADEHARVDALSSAASASLSTAATHLSPSFFEGFALRGIRVLRLHPGFIHCSYTVPPSLTDSTTGCLAAGAVVALVDEIGSAASISEGQNLKVSVDMSVAFPDLSQARPGDRLSITARALGHKGAYSGTHVLFTNACTGNVVAEGRHSLFGNMKKSPPPKPAATTHRSNL; encoded by the exons ATGGCCGACTCCCCCGAGTTAGCTCGTGCTCGGGACGTCCTGAGCGTGAGCGCCGACGAGCACGCGCGGGTGGACGCGCTCTCCTCCGCCGCATCGGCATCCCTATCAACGGCCGCTACTCATCTGTCGCCGAGCTTCTTCGAGGGATTCGCGCTGCGCGGGATCCGCGTCCTCCGCCTCCACCCGGGCTTCATCCACTGCTCCTACACCGTCCCCCCGAGCCTCACC GACTCCACCACCGGCTGCCTCGCCGCCGGTGCCGTCGTGGCCCTGGTCGACGAGATCGGCTCCGCCGCCTCCATCTCCGAAGGCCAAAACCTCAAGGTCTCCGTCGACATGTCCGTCGCCTTCCCTGATCTCTCCCAGGCCCGCCCGGGGGACCGGCTGAGCATAACGGCAAGGGCGCTCGGGCACAAGGGCGCCTACTCCGGCACACACGTGCTCTTCACCAACGCCTGCACCGGCAACGTCGTCGCCGAGGGCAGGCACTCCCTCTTCGGTAACATGAAGAAGTCACCACCACCCAAGCCAGCAGCTACCACTCACAGGAGCAACTTGTGA